The genomic region AAAAGTAAGCGCAGAGGTTTGCCTTCGGTGTGGAGAGCGGCTCTACTCGGAAGAGACGGTCCGATGCTTTGAGCGCGTCAGAGAAAAACTCAAACGGGATGAAGTAGGGGGATTTCAGCCCATGGGACAATCGTTCCGAGTAAAAAGCTGCGATCTTGAGAGCCTTGCATAATTTTAAAGAGGAGTACTCAGTAGGAGGATGCGAGGCTTTCATCCCATTAATGCTGGATGCCGTTACTCTTCAATCGAAAGGCAGGTCTCTGAGGCAGCCCGATAAGGCCCATTTTCTAAAGTGAGGAGATGAGGTTTTCTGTTTTGGGCTGCAAAATAAAATTGCAATGTGAATGGCTTATTAGGAATAAAATAAATCCAGATGATGACAAAAATAATAGGGAAAAGGGGACGTTCTTCATTCTTTTCAGTAATAAAAAGCGACGAAAACTAATGATGGCCCATAAAGCTATAGAGAATTTGTACAAGACCCTGTTAGAAGTGAAAAAGCTTGAAACCAATATGGGCATTGAGTAAGGTAGGTTCGGACCGCGAGGCTTAACATTAACATAAGGAGACTGAGATGAAAGA from Deltaproteobacteria bacterium harbors:
- a CDS encoding YgiT-type zinc finger protein encodes the protein MMPFEKCPVCGGEMMTKEVEILLQGGLNTATVKVSAEVCLRCGERLYSEETVRCFERVREKLKRDEVGGFQPMGQSFRVKSCDLESLA